One Hevea brasiliensis isolate MT/VB/25A 57/8 chromosome 6, ASM3005281v1, whole genome shotgun sequence genomic window, taattgattgaacgtagttgaacattaaacttgaaagcgactattaatcagagtataagagatcgaaaaaacattacacgtgaacatgagatcggactaagtcatgaccaaataccgggtgaaactttagaacattagaattgcaaagatttgacattgacttgaacttttaagatcggaaccattattagaccggatagaaaccttaactttattttaaggaatatctagGGCATTCAAGCAAGAAGCCCGATCATAACATTTAGTCAAGCGAAGCTCTGTGATGTTTGCACACAGAGAGATAGGAAAACATTGGTAGGCAAGATTAGATGGTTCGGAGACCCAATGTTGACTCGATTTCATCTGACAAAGACCAAGAGATCGAAAAACTATTTAACTTGAGCGTGAGATCGGTCTGTTCCAGGGACGAGCAATCGATGAGTCTGGAAAAGCCATTTGTGATTGAAGACATTGGTTGAGAGCGGATAATAGAGTTTTGATTTCAAAAAAAAAACCCTTGCCTTtggaggtcggccaaaatatggtgtctacaaatAAGAATATTCTTTTTTATATAATTGGCTTAAATTCACCAATTATTTCtcaattttgatgattttttcaTCACAGtcttttaactttaatttgtatCATAAAAAATTCAACTTCAATTTAATGCCACTCAAAGTCCATCTGATAAGCTTATGTTAAGTATTTTAGCCAGAAACTAATCTAAACATGTCTAAGTGGATTATGCACAATAAAACAATTTCTCTCTGCCACTTGGAGAGAATAGTCTTCGTATCACTTGAGAAACGCATGTACATGTGATGacagagaaaaagaaattgacATATAAagtgatttcatttacttgagatAAGAGAGAGAGACTGTTCTTTTCAAGTAGAGAAAAACATTTTTGTTGTATCTAATCCACCTGATATGTCCAGATTTGGTAAAAGGGATTTTTTAtggtattcaattaaaattttagtatttttataatacaaatttaaattaagAGACGATGAAAATAATGATAAAACTCCTACAAGATTTTGAAAATGACATTTAATTACTGTgattaatttatgaaaaaaataaataattcaaattgaTTCACAATTTGAAATGATTCGATCAGAAATTTCCTGTAAGAAGATGAGATCGAACTTGTCTGCCTCCACTTATTTGTTGCCTCTAGAAAACTAGGAATTGAaatctcacttttctctcccaatTTATATATTTGAGTTCTTTTGGCATTTCCACTCCTTTCGTTGAGGGAGGATATGCAATGGACTCGATGCATATGCTCCTACATATACTCACATAAAAGTGGAGTGTGCTCTTTCTatttcttgaaaactcattttttATACGAGTAAGAAAGCATTAAATTTATATGCTCCTGGTGAACATCTTAGCTTGCACACACTTAAACTCTTCAGCTTTACTGCAGAAAAGCGATACGATATTCACAAAATGTACAAAGTTTTTATGAAACAGAAAGCTATTGCGTCTGTTCCATGTAAGGCAACAAGCTACACTATATAGAAGAGGACAACAATATCTATAGATGTAATTTGCAAGTCATTGATTCAGTAATACAACTTTTTatgtttataattaaatataactaaaaattaagtgtaaatgaggCTTTTTAAacgatcaattatttttttataagcattaaaattaaaaagatcaACCATAActcttaaaaatttattattattattattattattattattattattattattattattattattattattaagcagATAAGTTTTATTAATTGGAAGCCCAGGAAAACCTGGGGAGAAAatacttattttattatttttattatttattcaaGAATTAGCCTCCTTTTCAATTGTTTTTGTAAAAGAAATAATACTTTTCAACCATAATTCTCAACGCCTCGTCTCCTGTTCTGGATTCAAACCTTTTTCGATTATTTTTTGAATTGCGATTTGCATTACAAGGCTCAAGGAAGCATCAATACATAGAAGGTTCCACAGATCATCTGGATACAAGCAAACCAAAACTCAGAACGCCTAACAGCTAAACACGCCTTTGCCACCTCCAATGAggtctattttttattttgatgtataatcGGCCTTTCAATGAAGTTTCCAACTTCTATTAAAAGGGAAAAAgaattctttctttcttttatttatttattttttcttttaataagtTTTCCTCCTATCAATTTTCTTGAGATTTTTCGCAGGAATATTTCCTGCTAGAACTTCAACCACCTGCTTTGCAAAGAAATGGAATAAAAAAGGGTAAGTACTGGTTGATTAATCACACAAACTAATTACATAGCAAATTGTTTTTATTATAGTTAAATTAAACAAATAGGAGATGAAAATTTAGAGGAAAATTAATAAAGCATTTGACCAAAAGATAAAATGGATATAAATCAAGAATATAAAATAGCTTAGCCTGATTTAATTTGGTTATTGAAAGCATATTATTTTGACAGAGTCAGATTcgaattttcatttttttcacatatatatataatacaaagTATTTCATTAAATTACCTGACTCATTTGCGGTCGATTTTGCGGACAAGGCTTTACACATGCTAAAGCACATTCTATCAGTCGATCCATTTCATCCTTGTCATACTCCTCCAATTTTTCATCAACAAAACTATCATCGCCTTTGGGCCAATCATTTTCGAGGCAAGGCACCGACTGAATGttattacataaaaaaaaaaaaaagaaaaaaattcattGACATACACAAGAATTTAGGGTCATGTTGATCAttcaatatatatgtatatatattattattttgcaACTTGCAATTTAGACTATATCGATATCATTAAGGAAGAAGTACGTACCAATTCAATTAAGTTAAAGTCATCAGTGGAACTAATATCATTATGTTGTTGTTTCCCAGTAATAATCTTAAGAAGAATCACTCCAAAGAAATAAACATCGAGCTTAACATATTCAGAAGTCGTAGAACTGCAGTTGGAGATGGAAAATATGAGAATAACGGTCCACAAATATTCGCTAAAGGTGTGAATATGTTATAAGATGCCTTTTCttctttaaaaagaaaaaagaaaaatcctaGTATTTGGAAAATATATCTCATAGCTGCAATATAATTTGGCTCAGGCAACAAAATAGAAGGTTCATCTTTACCCGctagaaataaaaaatttagagtCCATAAGTGTAGGATGCTTCCTGCGGTGGGTCACCTTTTTTTCCTTTTGTAAGACAAACTTGACACGTCCATACTCCGCAAACTGATTAAAAATGACCCAAGTAAATTTATTGCACTATGCATATAGTTTAACATCAAACCCAAAAATAGagtatacttcaataatttaacaATCTGATCTAAATTAGTAACACATTCAACATCTTTTAATTTTAGAAGACTTTGAGAGCGACCATGATCAGAACTTTTTTCCATTGTGATTATTATTCCTATTTCAAATTACAAATATAAGTATATTgagattaaaaagaaaaaaaaaaagaaaaaaaaaacagagatTACCTTCCATTTATCTTTAGAAAGGGAGGGgtgtatttataattataattaaaaaagtatAATTACATATTGAATAGTAAGCTTACCCTCTACAAGATGCAACTTCAAAAATCTTTTCAatgcacacacacatatataataGAATGTCCAATATGAAAAGAGATTAACGATGATTGATCATTTGAAAATGTTTAAGTCTGCCATAATCACCTTTGGTTCAAGATTATCATCAAGAAAGATGCTATCATCCATGAAATGCTCGTATATATTCCAAGGTTTATCTGAAAATACAGAAATCATAAATAAAAAGTGATAAAAACCAGGAAACAAATCAAGGTTCAGTGTAGGCAAGGCCTAAGCATGAAAGGATACTCACATAGTTGATGGAGATGTACCAATCCTTTAGCGATGCCTAAAGCGATGCCCTTTCGGGTTGGCCAGTCCAAAGGTGATTCATTCACTCCTAGTCTGTTATCCATAGCTATAATTCGGAAGCTTAGTTAATTCAGTTGGCTTAGTTAGAACAGAATGAACAGTAAACAATGGTTGGCGAACATATGTGGATGAAAATGAAGTAAACATGTATATATAGTCCTAAATAGAATATAATATATAAGAGGTAAATGGAGAAGACATAGAATCCTAATACCTTAAAGAATGATTTTGGATAAATGTGGAATTCATAAGTTATTTAAGGTAAAATGCTTACCAAGTAAACGGAATCTTAAGCAGGAGCGGAACCTAAAACACTCATAAACAAGCAGTCTATTGTCTCTTTCATCGCAGTATCCGATCAGGTTAACAAGATTTTGATGATGGACACTACTGCTGACGTCTTTAATCTTCTTGAATTCATCTTCTTTCCCTCCATGCGTGTCTATAAATTTCTTGACTATCACTAGTTTACCATCATTTAGGTATCCTACATAAACTTCACCCAAAATACCCTCGTAAAGAAGGTTTTTTTGGGAGAAATCTTTAGTAGCCGAACTTAGTTGTTGATAAGTAAATTTTGTCGGCTTGTAAACTTGATTCGTCCCTCGAATGGTGTTGGAGGAACCCCTCTGTTGAACATATTTAGTTTCTTGAACGGTAGGAGGCTTGGGGCTTGGCTTAGGGTCATCTGCATATATAGgggaaaaattatataatactaTCAGTGCACATGTAAATTAGTGTAGGGTTTATAAATaaggtaaaagaaaaaaaaataccaataaataaatcaaaacaaaattagagatttttttttttaagtaaattcCAATTACGTTCAAATCATCCTTCCctctttttatataaaaagaagTATATAACAGTCAAAATTAAATAAAGTATTTTCAAACATATatataaaccaaaataatttatatttttattgtgcAGTAACtctttatcttaaaaaaaaaaaaaaaaagaaaatctgaTTCACTAAATTATGTGGTAATGACAAAAAGTAACTCAATTTTGGTtaaaaaaactaatttattctaaattttaactaaaataaatttagttttacaatttaaaaaatgtttcatatatatatatatcatcaattaaatcaaaatttagtcATCAACTAAATCAAACTTTAGCAAACAAGCATATAAATTATCTATAAAGGTAGAAAATGAGTTGACATTTTAAAAGGGGTATCATAATTTTCATAAGAATGGACCTACATGTAATGCTCCGTCGCAATTTGTTGACAGTCTTCTCATCGCATAAATTCTCTAAAGGCAAAATTCCTTCAAGAGCTAGAAGTATCTACATGGCATAGTAATGATAAAAGGATTATAAGTTAACTATGTAATCTCTCATTCCacaaaattaatagaaaatagaTTTTGGAGTATGccaaatttttttattgatttatcttCTTTAAGAATTTGAATTTAAAACTTTACATTAAAAAACTATCTAATtaatgttattaaaataaaactcATTAATATATGTCGATTACTAACATAATATATGGGCAAATTTTTACCTTCTTCATTGATGGACGAGATTGTGGAGGCCTATTTACACAAACTTCAGCACAAAAAATCATTCGGTGCATTTCTTCGAGGTCAAATGTTTTCAATTTGGAATCTACAAAATTCTCATATTCTCCGCTCAAAGCATTTTCAATATGAGAGTTTGCCTGTAAGATATTGATAGAAGTATTTGTTAGCCATGTTTATAACAAATGTCAAATTCAAATGTATTTATATCAAATGTGAAATTTTACTCTGtaagtttttttaattaaatataaaatgtacAGTTAATCGTTTAATGGATGATCAATGCATGCAAGTTTAATGTGAGTTTGTGTTTCATGCACTTATTATaggtttttcttttttcttttttaatttagttttggTTAGAGAAAAATCTTTATTTTAATggtgagttttgtatctcaaatagcttttaattatattttattatgcaattaaatatcaaaatttttatattgcACTACTATAGATTAATAGAGACATACCCAATTAACAATATCACTGCCTTTATCGATGGGTTGTCTTCCAGTAATCAGCTCTAAAAGCGTTACACCGAAAGAATAAACATCTGATTTATCAGAATACTTTCCCGATTGTGTTGTCGCTGGATCTGCATAGCTACAGTTGAATAAGCACAAAAAAAATTtatgttaagatttttttttttcaagaaattGAAATCTTCAGgagcttttttttctatttattttcatttgtattttttttaactattttaaAATATACAATAACGGCACTAAAAACCTGACAATATACTAGTGATATAATTAAGTAAAACAATATAGAAATAAAATTATATCTTACATTTGGGTTCCCGCAATTGTTGATTTGGAGATGTGAGTAGCAGCATCCGAAAAAAACAGGGCAAGTCCAAAATCTGCAACCTATATAAGCAGATTaacaaatttattatatttaagggTGGAGTTACTTCCACACCAAATTTCATAAATATAATCCTATTACTTcttttatttgatcaaattatacCATTATCCGTTCTTTAataaagttaattaaaaaaataaagcatGGAAAAGGACAACCAAACCTAATAttaacttattaattaatttgaaatatcaaATTAATGAGTTCACACAGTTTTTCAATATTTTTAGAcaacaaaattttaaatataaatgggTTATACTCTCTAAAAACATGGAAAAAGTAAAAAATTGTGTTCAAGGAAGCATTAAAAATCATGCTCTCAATGTATTGTATAATTAATCTATATAGATGAAACTTTTTATTTATTGTCAAATTACCTCACCTTTGGTTCAAATTCGTCATCAAGAAGAATATTATCTGGCTTGATATCTAGGTGTATGATTTTAGGTTTATCTGAAAGAGATATAAAGAGAATTAAAAAACTTTGAGAGGAAATAAATTATTAGCACAAACTAAAAAGAAAAATAGATTGAATCTCACGAGCTAAAATAGTTAAAATACCTAGCAAGCAGTGAATATAttcaaatattattattattatttttatataagaaaagctaaattttattaaatgataTCAATAAAAACTTAGAAGATGCACATTCACATTAAATCCAATCGATAAACCACCTTAAACACCGAATTTAAGACATGGCATGCTAAGTGATAAGCCTAGAGAAGGGAAACAGACTGATGCAGTGCGCAAATCAAGATTAGACATGAAAATCTATGTTTTTCATATTTTACAAGGACTTCTAATTTTAGATAAATTCTTTATTTTCTTAGataagttttatttatattttctagtTTATTTAGGAATATAAAATATTACTTATTCTATTTAGTTTAGGtctttaaatatattttctatttagattaaaactctttaatttattCATATAGATCAGGATTTAGAATTCTATAAATACTcattgtatttttattatgtataagttttcatatttattttaatgaagttttctttttcataaaactagtttactttattttatccTAGACTTTAGATTAAGTCTTGTGTTTATTTTAAGATACTGAATTAGATCTTTTTTAATTTCAAGAGTTTGATCGTGTATCGATCCTTTTTCGTGCTACACGCCacatcaattggtatcaaagcaagGATTTCACCCTTATTATGATGGCCAATACTGGTGGTGGTGGCGATAATCAATCTCGTAACGGTGATCAAAGGTTACTAGCTGTTTGGAGAGCAATTAAAGAGCATCAAAATTCTAGAATAGAAATTAAGTAACAACTGCAAGATATTCGCTATTTATTGGGAGTTCGTaatgttgagaagagaaatccTAAATTGAATGAAGCCAGAGGAGTTAACCACAGTAGTGTCAATTATGATTCTGCTCTCTTTAATTCTAAAAGAATATTTATTACTAAAGATGAATATAGGAGAAGTACTATTAAGGAATTATGtacttcaaaagaaacaaagaatgtgGAGGTGGAAGCAAATCTTATTGAGGTATCAAATGATGTTAAAGATTTGGAGCAACCTACATCAGAAAAATAACTTGAAGTTGAAGACCTTAAACTTAAAGGATTTGAAATTGAAGATTCTGAAACTTTGATTTTATTTCCTTTCGCAATGGTGAATGATGAAGAGTTTGAAGAAAATGTCTTAGGAAATGAAGAACAACAAACCATGGAGATTTCAATGGAACTTGAAGAACAATCAATAATGGAGGAATCAATGGAGATTAAAAATTTATCTAACCCTTTAACTCCAATTATCTTGCTTGATTTTATTTGTCCAAATGTTTTTATGGATGCAAGGGACGACATGAAATTGCTCAATTCAATTTTGTTCAAATCAACTTTATTGATATCATTCAGGAAGTAGACACGATGTGATTTTCCAATGGAGCTTTTTATTCTTCAGCACTTTAAAATTTGAGGTCAAATTTTCTCGAAAGTATTGGTAAATGAAGCAATGCGCAAATCAAGATCAGACCCAAAAATCTATGTTTTGCATATTTTACAAGGACTTCTTATTTTTGatggatttttttatttttttagataagttttatttatattttctagtTTATTTACAAATCTAAAATATTACTTCTatttaatttagatttttaaatatattttctatttagattaaaactctttaatttattCCTACTTAAATTAGGATTTAGAATTCTATAAGTACTCATTGTATTTTCATTATGTACAAGTTTCCAgatttattttaataaagtttTCTTCTTCATAAAGTTAGTTTGCTTTATTTTATCCTAGACTTTGGATTAAGTCTTATGTTTATTTTAAAATCTTGGATTGgatcttatttaattttaaggTTTGGATTGTGTGTCGATCCTTTTCCGTGCTACACGTTGGGTCACAGACAAAATCCAAGGTACCGAAAAATCAAGGTTCCCGCAAACTGAATACACAAGTCCAGTAAACTAACACAAACAGAAAGAAGACAAGCAAAACATAAAGATACGAAAGGAAAATTAGAAGCCCAACAACTAGGCCAAGAGAGCCAAGTTTTGCAGCAATTAAAAAAAGCCTAGGCATGCAGCAGCTGGTACAAGGACAGAGCAAATCAGGGAACGGTGTACCACAGGAAGCTTGACAACCAATGAACAGAACAAGTGCCAAAGAGCCACAAAACCAAACAGCAACAAAACATGAGGACTTGCTGAATTTGAATTACTGTGGCAGCAAATGACGAAACCGAACCAAATGCAAGCAAAAAGGGACAAATGCACAGCAAGCAATGATCCCATGGAACGACAGATCTAACCAAACCAATGCATAATGACCAAACCAAAGCTGTAGTGCGACAAGTTCTAGAGCCAAGTAACAAACGGATACAGAGACAATACAACCCACAAATCgagaaatatattgaattatatactCACGGTGTTCATGTAAATATTCCAATCCTCTTGCAGAGCCTTTGGCAATATTCATTCTTTTCTCCCAGTTCAAAATCTCCTTTCCTGAAATACCGTTTATTATTTGTAAGATACTAATATCATATTTGTTAAATGTGATATGAATATATCTGAGGGCAAGAGAAAGAACCGGACTCACCATGTAATTTTGATTTCAAGGACTTATTGGGAAAATACTTTAAAACAAGCAACCTATTTGCTCCATCAATGCAGTAACCAACCAGCTTAACAAGATTTTTGTGGCTGACTTTGCTAACGACCTCAATCTCAGTCTCCAAATTTTCTTTCGACTGTACATCCGGAAGATTTTTAAGTTTCTTAATAGCACGGATTTTACCATCTAGGGATCCCTTATAAACTTGACCAAAACCACCCTCGCCAAGGAGGTTGTTGTTGGAGAAATGATCAGTTGCCGTTGCTAGTTGACCATATGAATATGGCTTCGGCCCAATACCTTTATAACTCTCAGACGCAGATGCATGACTTCGATTATCttcaggagatgagctagattcATCCGGATCTGTACTTTTACAGtgtcagcaaaaaaaaaaaaaaaaggagcatCAGTTTTGTCATGGAGGAGCATAAATACAAGTTCCATATACAGTGAGCTAAACAAAATTAATACCTCTAGTTTCATTGCGGCGATCTGCCCTGTTCGCTCTCCAGCGAAAAGCCATCAGAAGTTGCAGAGTCACTAGACTTATTCAACCACGATCACTACAACAAAATTCGTTGACAATATGGGGGCCAGAGAGGTTTTTTTTGCAAGTATTTATAATGCAGTTCTTATTGAGTGTGTATgtgggagatcagaggagagggAGATGGAGGAAGGGGCTAGTAGGTAACTTCAGCGTTCACACCTGCGTtttcctgaaaaaaaaaaatatatatatatataaagttgagCGTAAAATGCGTAGCTTGTGGCCTCCAGTCAATGTCATTTGGTGTTTtttttagatcggttcgtagcaAAGCATGAGCCTATTTAGTTCAATGATTAAACataagatttatttatataaaGCCTGACTTGCTATGTTGATTGAATACACATTTAATCACACAATTTCAGGTTTAAAGCGCCACCCCTTCAATGTTCctactaaaaaaaatattattatagaaTTTAAGGTCCAACTCATGGCTAATTATTGTATGCTTGAGCGACACTTATACATATTGTTctcttaaatataaaaaaattaatattttacttaaatttaaaaaaataatatttatatatttaaaaatatgatgCATATACAATGAACACACTGAATAATTCGCCCAGCTCATAGGTTAGATATGGAGAATTTTGCAAATAGTCAAaggatatttaaaatataaagagtTTTATACATTAGTAAC contains:
- the LOC110655265 gene encoding proline-rich receptor-like protein kinase PERK15, with amino-acid sequence MAFRWRANRADRRNETRDPDESSSSPEDNRSHASASESYKGIGPKPYSYGQLATATDHFSNNNLLGEGGFGQVYKGSLDGKIRAIKKLKNLPDVQSKENLETEIEVVSKVSHKNLVKLVGYCIDGANRLLVLKYFPNKSLKSKLHGKEILNWEKRMNIAKGSARGLEYLHEHHKPKIIHLDIKPDNILLDDEFEPKVADFGLALFFSDAATHISKSTIAGTQIYADPATTQSGKYSDKSDVYSFGVTLLELITGRQPIDKGSDIVNWANSHIENALSGEYENFVDSKLKTFDLEEMHRMIFCAEVCVNRPPQSRPSMKKILLALEGILPLENLCDEKTVNKLRRSITYDPKPSPKPPTVQETKYVQQRGSSNTIRGTNQVYKPTKFTYQQLSSATKDFSQKNLLYEGILGEVYVGYLNDGKLVIVKKFIDTHGGKEDEFKKIKDVSSSVHHQNLVNLIGYCDERDNRLLVYECFRFRSCLRFRLLAMDNRLGVNESPLDWPTRKGIALGIAKGLVHLHQLYKPWNIYEHFMDDSIFLDDNLEPKFAEYGRVKFVLQKEKKVTHRRKHPTLMDSKFFISSGSTTSEYVKLDVYFFGVILLKIITGKQQHNDISSTDDFNLIELSVPCLENDWPKGDDSFVDEKLEEYDKDEMDRLIECALACVKPCPQNRPQMSQVI